The following are from one region of the Mycolicibacterium helvum genome:
- a CDS encoding GNAT family N-acetyltransferase, giving the protein MNSFDRHELGDATATDVDELADLAAATFPLACPPSAPPEDVAAFIGANLSAQRFVDYLADPSRIVLAARDGGRLVGYAILIEGVGEDPNVAAAVTMRPAVELSKIYVLADSHGSGVAAALLSTAVDRASATGARCLWLGVNQRNERAQRFYTKNGFSIAGTKTFQLGAHTEHDFVMVRPL; this is encoded by the coding sequence TTGAACTCATTCGACCGACACGAGCTCGGCGATGCCACCGCCACCGACGTCGACGAGCTCGCCGACCTGGCCGCCGCCACCTTCCCGCTCGCCTGCCCGCCCTCGGCGCCGCCCGAGGACGTCGCGGCCTTCATCGGGGCCAACCTGTCAGCACAGCGCTTCGTGGACTACCTGGCCGACCCGTCGCGCATCGTGCTGGCGGCCCGGGACGGCGGCCGACTCGTCGGCTACGCCATCCTCATCGAAGGCGTCGGCGAGGACCCCAATGTCGCGGCGGCGGTGACGATGCGGCCCGCGGTCGAACTGTCCAAGATCTACGTGCTGGCCGACAGCCACGGCTCGGGAGTCGCCGCGGCCCTGCTGTCCACCGCCGTCGACCGCGCCTCGGCCACCGGAGCCCGCTGCCTGTGGCTTGGGGTGAATCAGAGAAACGAACGGGCGCAACGGTTCTATACCAAGAACGGCTTCAGCATCGCCGGCACCAAGACCTTCCAGCTCGGCGCGCACACCGAACACGACTTCGTGATGGTCCGGCCGCTTTAG